In Brevibacterium zhoupengii, the following are encoded in one genomic region:
- a CDS encoding type IV secretion system protein gives MHLAKGKDWGGILDGPWKDWGESIQALIQQSIDGFAIASWEFLKGAFGVGSFTADGGGSDWWLAVIGGKIEVYQGGVYQHTVEYPGMLNVMVIAMVPLLIIFLSIQIFMSIYRASTAGMIRAFASAVLAVPATYICAGIVYLGLIGTDQLTQWILEVGVGDTSGDDVGVGGILRLFGLWWDPSANNGSGGVQVDAGYEIWAMATGTDQVGQSILPWIVAGVILISCLILMLMMLFRTVIVLVLAMFTPVGVFSMSWDAAKGIASKWASLVVALLMAKPIAAAVTKFGITMASIGSDWVQMAAGVVLVLISAAMPIVMISIISFMTPDSARMLEQTAGGFAMAGQRRVYGGLGRGGQRMVRSSTSAVRKTVGATSRAGRRLFTGRR, from the coding sequence ATGCATCTAGCTAAGGGCAAGGACTGGGGAGGCATCCTCGACGGTCCATGGAAGGACTGGGGCGAGTCCATCCAGGCTTTGATCCAGCAATCCATCGACGGATTCGCGATCGCGTCCTGGGAGTTCCTCAAAGGAGCCTTCGGAGTCGGGTCGTTCACCGCCGACGGTGGCGGGTCGGACTGGTGGCTGGCCGTCATCGGCGGCAAGATCGAGGTCTACCAGGGCGGCGTGTACCAGCACACCGTGGAATACCCGGGAATGCTCAACGTCATGGTCATCGCCATGGTGCCCTTGCTGATCATCTTCCTCTCGATCCAGATCTTCATGTCGATCTACCGAGCATCGACAGCGGGAATGATCCGCGCATTCGCCTCCGCAGTCCTGGCAGTCCCGGCAACCTACATTTGCGCCGGGATCGTCTATCTCGGATTGATCGGCACCGACCAGCTCACGCAATGGATCCTCGAGGTCGGGGTGGGGGATACCAGCGGCGACGACGTTGGCGTCGGCGGCATCCTGCGGTTGTTCGGACTCTGGTGGGACCCATCAGCGAACAACGGTTCTGGTGGAGTCCAAGTCGATGCCGGGTACGAAATCTGGGCCATGGCCACCGGCACCGATCAGGTCGGGCAATCGATCCTGCCGTGGATCGTGGCAGGCGTCATCCTCATCTCCTGCCTGATCCTCATGCTCATGATGCTCTTTCGCACCGTGATCGTTCTCGTGCTCGCAATGTTCACCCCGGTCGGTGTGTTCTCCATGTCGTGGGACGCCGCCAAAGGAATCGCCTCGAAGTGGGCGAGCTTGGTGGTGGCGTTGCTCATGGCCAAACCCATTGCTGCGGCAGTCACGAAGTTCGGAATCACTATGGCCTCGATTGGTTCCGACTGGGTGCAGATGGCTGCTGGTGTGGTGCTGGTACTCATCTCGGCGGCAATGCCGATCGTGATGATCAGCATCATCTCCTTCATGACACCCGACTCGGCACGGATGCTCGAGCAGACAGCCGGCGGGTTCGCCATGGCCGGTCAACGCCGGGTCTACGGCGGTCTCGGACGAGGAGGTCAGCGGATGGTGCGCAGCAGCACAAGTGCGGTCAGGAAGACGGTTGGCGCGACGTCCAGGGCTGGCCGACGACTCTTTACAGGCAGAAGGTGA